The Kroppenstedtia pulmonis genome has a segment encoding these proteins:
- the ectA gene encoding diaminobutyrate acetyltransferase: MDSDITYAFQFRKPKEDDGSAIWNLVKKTQVLDLNSSYSYLMICKYFRDTCVIAESEGQIVGFVSAFIPPASKNSVFVWQVAVDTSQRGKGLGKALLIELLNRKTCHSVSYLETTVTPSNIPSQSLFKSIAHELDTDCQISECFPENFFPDEHHESEWTYRIGPF, from the coding sequence TTGGATTCGGATATAACCTATGCATTTCAATTTCGCAAACCCAAGGAAGACGATGGATCTGCAATATGGAATCTGGTTAAAAAAACACAGGTATTGGATTTGAATTCTTCTTACAGCTATCTGATGATATGCAAGTACTTTCGCGATACTTGTGTCATTGCAGAATCAGAAGGTCAAATTGTCGGGTTTGTGTCCGCATTTATTCCCCCTGCATCAAAGAACTCGGTGTTTGTGTGGCAAGTGGCAGTGGATACTTCACAGAGAGGAAAAGGATTGGGCAAGGCCTTGCTGATAGAGTTGCTCAACCGTAAGACCTGTCACTCGGTAAGCTATTTGGAGACAACCGTTACTCCTTCCAATATACCGTCTCAATCTCTCTTTAAGAGCATCGCCCATGAGCTGGACACAGACTGCCAAATATCCGAGTGCTTCCCCGAAAATTTTTTCCCGGATGAACATCATGAATCAGAATGGACATATCGAATCGGTCCCTTTTAA
- the ectB gene encoding diaminobutyrate--2-oxoglutarate transaminase, whose protein sequence is MQTSEKVAVDLSVFEQLESEVRSYCRSFPTIFERAKGYKIWDTEGREFIDFFAGAGALNYGHNDSGMKQKLLDYLSRDGVIHSLDMATEQKENFLKQFHEVILQPRNLDYKVMFPGPTGTNTVESALKLARKVTGRDTIISFTQAFHGMTLGSLSITANSFKRQGAGIPLTNTVFMPYDQYLGDKVDSLSLLERFLEDKGSGMDLPAAIILETVQGEGGINVARPEWLKQVEQICRRWDVLLIVDDVQAGCGRTGPFFSFEPAGISPDIVCLSKSIGGYGLPFAITLFKPELDQWSPGEHNGTFRGHNLAFVAATEALRFWKTDELNKETLRKGEKINRFLNDLAHAYPDTQPNVRGRGMMQGIAFGKPGLADKVCEKAFERGLIMETSGPQSEVAKVMPPLIIDDEGLDQGLSILKESLAEAVTL, encoded by the coding sequence TTGCAAACATCTGAAAAAGTTGCTGTGGATCTGAGTGTGTTTGAACAACTGGAGTCAGAAGTCCGCAGTTATTGCCGTAGCTTTCCGACCATTTTTGAAAGAGCGAAAGGTTATAAAATTTGGGATACGGAGGGGCGCGAGTTTATCGACTTTTTTGCCGGAGCCGGTGCCTTAAATTATGGACACAACGACTCCGGTATGAAACAGAAGCTACTGGACTATCTATCAAGAGACGGCGTGATACACAGTTTGGACATGGCAACCGAACAAAAGGAAAACTTCTTAAAACAGTTTCATGAAGTGATTCTCCAACCGCGAAATTTGGACTATAAAGTGATGTTTCCCGGACCGACAGGTACCAATACAGTGGAAAGTGCACTAAAGCTGGCCCGGAAAGTGACAGGGCGGGACACCATCATCAGTTTTACCCAGGCTTTCCATGGAATGACCCTGGGCTCTCTGTCCATAACCGCCAATTCCTTTAAACGTCAAGGTGCCGGGATTCCACTGACCAATACCGTCTTCATGCCTTATGACCAATACTTGGGGGATAAAGTTGATTCGCTGAGCCTACTTGAGCGGTTCTTGGAAGACAAAGGAAGTGGCATGGATCTCCCCGCCGCCATTATATTGGAAACGGTTCAGGGAGAAGGAGGCATTAATGTCGCCCGTCCCGAATGGCTCAAGCAGGTTGAGCAAATCTGTCGTCGATGGGATGTACTGTTGATCGTGGATGATGTCCAAGCAGGTTGCGGCCGAACTGGTCCCTTCTTCAGTTTTGAACCTGCCGGCATTTCACCGGATATTGTTTGTCTGTCCAAGTCCATTGGCGGATATGGACTCCCCTTCGCCATCACCTTGTTTAAACCGGAGTTGGATCAATGGTCACCAGGAGAGCACAATGGCACCTTTCGCGGACACAACTTGGCCTTCGTCGCCGCCACTGAAGCTTTGCGCTTTTGGAAAACCGATGAGCTTAACAAGGAGACTCTCCGTAAAGGAGAAAAAATCAATCGTTTCTTAAACGATCTGGCCCATGCATATCCTGATACCCAACCAAATGTACGGGGACGAGGAATGATGCAAGGGATCGCCTTTGGAAAACCGGGCCTGGCAGACAAAGTTTGTGAAAAAGCCTTTGAACGGGGCCTGATTATGGAAACATCGGGACCGCAAAGTGAAGTCGCCAAAGTGATGCCTCCCCTGATCATTGATGATGAAGGGCTGGATCAAGGATTATCCATCCTGAAGGAGAGCTTGGCGGAAGCTGTCACCCTTTGA
- a CDS encoding ectoine synthase: MIVKQLNDLIGTEDEVTGETWTSRRLLLKKDNVGFSLHDTIIKAGTESQFWYKNHIEAVYCVQGEGELENLEDGKIHPISNGTLYTLNGHERHKLRAKTELRMICVFNPPVTGRETHDKDGAYPLLDDK, from the coding sequence ATGATAGTCAAACAATTAAATGACCTGATCGGAACAGAAGATGAAGTGACCGGTGAAACATGGACCAGTCGCCGCTTGCTCCTGAAAAAAGATAACGTGGGTTTCTCTCTTCACGACACCATTATCAAAGCAGGAACCGAGTCGCAATTCTGGTATAAAAACCATATTGAAGCTGTTTATTGTGTACAGGGTGAAGGAGAGTTGGAAAACCTGGAAGACGGCAAAATCCATCCGATCTCCAACGGAACCTTATATACCTTGAATGGTCACGAAAGACACAAGTTACGGGCCAAAACAGAGCTACGTATGATTTGTGTATTCAACCCGCCGGTAACCGGACGGGAAACCCATGATAAAGATGGTGCTTATCCCCTCCTCGATGATAAATAA
- a CDS encoding ECF transporter S component, translating to MADKHVKTSRLTMVALLSSIAFIIQYLDFPIPPFPTFLKVDFSEVPALFAGLMFGPWAGVIVQLLKNTLHYLFTGSEAGIPINQIANFIAGSIFVLLTVGLSRKISGPKGLLIGLSVATMAMALLMAVANYLIILPAYAYLINWTVQGPEKTALVLYWIAPFNLVKGLLIGVAFLPLYYRLKPKLSHRLSPR from the coding sequence ATGGCCGATAAGCATGTGAAAACCAGCCGGTTGACCATGGTAGCGTTGCTGTCCAGCATCGCTTTTATCATTCAGTATTTGGATTTTCCCATACCTCCCTTTCCCACCTTCCTAAAGGTGGATTTCAGTGAGGTACCGGCACTTTTTGCCGGTTTGATGTTCGGCCCTTGGGCCGGGGTTATTGTGCAACTTTTGAAGAACACATTACACTATTTATTTACCGGGAGCGAAGCAGGAATTCCGATTAACCAGATCGCCAATTTTATAGCCGGCAGCATCTTCGTACTCCTGACAGTCGGGCTTTCCCGTAAAATTTCCGGTCCCAAGGGTTTGTTGATCGGATTGAGTGTGGCAACGATGGCGATGGCATTGTTAATGGCTGTGGCGAACTATTTAATCATCCTGCCGGCCTATGCCTATTTAATCAACTGGACCGTCCAGGGTCCCGAAAAAACGGCACTGGTTTTGTACTGGATTGCCCCCTTCAATCTGGTTAAGGGGCTTCTGATCGGAGTGGCTTTTTTACCACTCTATTACAGATTAAAACCAAAGTTGAGTCACCGATTATCTCCTCGTTAA
- a CDS encoding peptidoglycan D,D-transpeptidase FtsI family protein, whose translation MKQSTGKWRVYLVAFLLTITLCAIIFRLYWIQMVTARSFSQEQADLITQAEEQQSRAFTVDSRRGKIVDRKGKSLTATRKWRLIVFPFSQSQLSAHDQKLQELVHEIGYSYHQFVRKVTSLNRPAALTDVKGQEIILTPDQARKINSLKVPGIYALQSDDRFASERVAQQVIGQVGRNPFLMKEKYPDEWEEGLYQSHFQIGLSGLEFAFEPFLRGGDADWISYATDGQGRPLNGLHNQDREEEGKKKRSPYRIVTTLDRQMQSMVEKKMDEMKVKEGAVVVQHIASGDIRVMASRPNSKTAQKEDKPWDNRGVMETTPGSIFKTVVAVAALDTGKVKPADTFDCNGKLERHGLRDSGDKGHGRQTLAQAYANSCNIVFAQVAEKVGGKTIEEYAKKMGLGQPVLWSGKVFKDKDFHQLPAEQSGLIFSESTSLKDPGVVVQTAIGQRDVRMTPLQATNMVTVLFHGGKVRNPRIVQEIRKKEGKSHFRFTPHALKIKQNIHPNTLHQVRQMMRLTVTQGTAQSMKDASIMLAGKTGTAQLGMEGDRFNKWMVGYAPADHPRYAVAVLIRSVTNSRDMRAQRLFRQVMEGLEQVRKDQEQGEKKPNG comes from the coding sequence ATGAAACAAAGTACCGGGAAATGGCGGGTTTATTTGGTAGCATTTCTCTTGACCATCACATTGTGCGCTATCATTTTTCGTTTGTACTGGATCCAAATGGTTACAGCCCGTTCTTTTTCACAAGAGCAGGCGGATTTGATTACCCAGGCGGAAGAACAGCAAAGCCGGGCTTTTACAGTGGACAGCCGCCGGGGGAAAATTGTAGACCGAAAGGGGAAAAGTCTTACCGCAACAAGGAAGTGGCGGTTAATTGTTTTTCCTTTCTCCCAAAGTCAGTTATCGGCTCACGATCAGAAGTTGCAGGAGCTGGTACATGAGATTGGGTATTCCTATCATCAATTTGTCCGCAAGGTTACTTCTCTGAACCGTCCCGCTGCCTTAACTGATGTTAAGGGGCAAGAGATAATATTGACACCCGATCAAGCCCGAAAAATCAATTCTCTTAAAGTTCCTGGGATATACGCATTGCAATCAGATGATCGTTTTGCCTCGGAACGTGTGGCTCAGCAAGTGATTGGACAAGTGGGCAGGAATCCTTTTCTGATGAAAGAAAAATATCCTGATGAGTGGGAAGAGGGTTTGTATCAATCTCATTTTCAAATAGGACTTTCAGGTTTGGAGTTTGCCTTTGAACCTTTTTTACGTGGGGGAGATGCTGATTGGATCAGTTATGCCACAGACGGACAAGGGCGTCCTTTAAATGGGCTTCACAATCAAGATAGAGAGGAAGAAGGCAAGAAGAAAAGGAGTCCCTACCGAATCGTAACCACTTTGGACCGGCAGATGCAGTCCATGGTGGAAAAGAAGATGGACGAAATGAAAGTAAAAGAAGGAGCGGTTGTGGTCCAACATATTGCTTCAGGTGATATTCGGGTAATGGCTAGTCGACCCAATTCAAAGACAGCACAAAAAGAAGATAAACCCTGGGATAACCGTGGGGTGATGGAGACAACACCCGGCTCCATCTTTAAGACGGTTGTCGCCGTCGCCGCATTGGATACCGGAAAGGTAAAGCCCGCAGATACGTTTGATTGCAATGGAAAATTGGAACGCCACGGATTGCGGGATTCCGGAGACAAAGGACACGGAAGACAAACACTGGCTCAAGCATATGCCAACTCTTGCAATATCGTATTTGCGCAAGTTGCCGAAAAGGTGGGAGGTAAAACCATCGAAGAATATGCCAAAAAAATGGGCTTGGGTCAGCCTGTCTTATGGTCAGGAAAAGTGTTTAAGGATAAAGATTTTCATCAACTCCCCGCTGAACAATCAGGCCTCATCTTTTCAGAATCCACTTCCTTAAAGGACCCGGGAGTGGTAGTTCAAACGGCTATCGGTCAGAGGGATGTACGGATGACTCCTCTTCAGGCGACCAATATGGTAACGGTTCTGTTTCATGGAGGAAAGGTACGTAACCCTCGTATTGTACAGGAAATTCGCAAGAAGGAAGGGAAAAGCCATTTTCGCTTTACTCCTCATGCTCTCAAGATCAAACAAAACATACACCCGAATACATTGCACCAAGTCAGACAAATGATGCGTTTGACCGTTACCCAAGGGACCGCACAATCAATGAAAGATGCTTCTATTATGCTGGCAGGGAAAACAGGAACGGCTCAGTTGGGGATGGAGGGAGATCGTTTTAACAAGTGGATGGTGGGTTATGCTCCGGCGGATCATCCCCGTTATGCTGTCGCTGTTTTGATTCGATCCGTTACCAATAGCAGGGATATGCGTGCCCAAAGATTGTTTCGCCAAGTGATGGAAGGGTTGGAACAAGTACGGAAGGATCAGGAACAGGGAGAAAAGAAGCCAAATGGTTAA
- the mltG gene encoding endolytic transglycosylase MltG, producing MKWLFRLLVILLVFTGMSMLGYWYVQDSLSSSITGQQVELEVERGDSILNVGRLLEEKKLIKNDRFFAVYAFLQGKTQGIKAGVYVIPEGSDANDILDIITVGKENVLRLTIPEGYTVDRIARRLEEQGVDSSKFIQAVEKKAYPEYSFVRDIPRTSNRRHRLEGYLYPITYSVPKGTDPEKLVDKMLAQFEKQMEQNDIEEKLKKKELTVDEWVTIASIVEREGKVQQELPRIAGVIYNRLDRGQKLQVDATVQYALGEQKERLYYKDLKIESPYNTYREDGLPPGPIANPGPAALDAALNPEKHDYFFYVTKKDGSGEHYFAETEEEHNHNIERSKKENTPSLEPSPSQETPQTPESSSQTE from the coding sequence ATGAAATGGTTGTTTCGTCTTTTAGTGATCCTCCTGGTATTTACGGGAATGTCCATGCTGGGTTACTGGTATGTTCAGGATAGCTTGTCCTCCTCTATAACCGGTCAGCAGGTAGAACTGGAAGTGGAACGGGGTGACTCGATTTTAAATGTCGGCAGGTTATTGGAAGAAAAAAAGTTGATCAAGAATGATCGCTTTTTTGCCGTATATGCGTTTTTACAGGGGAAAACCCAAGGGATTAAAGCAGGGGTGTACGTGATTCCCGAAGGCTCTGACGCCAATGACATTCTGGATATTATCACAGTGGGAAAGGAGAATGTGTTACGTTTAACGATACCAGAGGGGTATACAGTGGATCGGATCGCTCGCCGGTTGGAAGAGCAGGGAGTGGATTCATCGAAATTTATCCAGGCTGTGGAAAAAAAAGCTTATCCTGAATATTCTTTTGTACGGGATATACCCCGTACCTCCAACAGACGGCACCGTTTGGAAGGTTACCTTTATCCCATTACGTACAGTGTCCCCAAAGGAACCGATCCGGAAAAATTGGTGGATAAGATGTTGGCTCAGTTTGAAAAGCAAATGGAACAGAACGATATTGAGGAAAAGCTAAAAAAGAAAGAATTGACAGTGGATGAATGGGTGACCATCGCATCCATCGTGGAGCGTGAAGGTAAGGTACAACAAGAATTACCCCGAATCGCCGGTGTCATATACAATCGCTTGGATCGGGGGCAGAAGTTACAGGTAGATGCAACGGTTCAATATGCTCTGGGAGAGCAAAAGGAACGTCTTTATTATAAAGACTTGAAGATTGAAAGTCCCTATAATACCTATCGGGAAGACGGGCTTCCGCCAGGTCCCATAGCCAACCCCGGCCCGGCTGCTTTGGATGCCGCTCTTAACCCTGAAAAACATGATTACTTTTTTTATGTTACTAAAAAGGACGGAAGCGGGGAACATTATTTTGCAGAAACGGAGGAAGAACATAACCACAATATTGAACGGAGCAAAAAGGAAAATACCCCCTCTCTGGAGCCCTCACCTTCCCAAGAAACTCCTCAGACACCAGAGTCTTCTTCCCAAACAGAATAA
- the mltG gene encoding endolytic transglycosylase MltG gives MRWRIRVIFTLILFAAWLTLGYVYVNHSLGSPQRSETVQLEISQGASIFDIGRQLKELSLIRNDWLFSTYSYITGKSKGLQAGVYEVPPNMDVDGILDMVTQGRQNTYTVTIPEGFTIRQIAQTVAKHGKISEEEFLEAVENGNYNYDYLKEIPTDKEKRHYRLEGYLFPSTYNIPKNADGEYVVNMMLGQFEKRLKKKGGLAGLKQRNINLDTWVIIASIVEREGQAKGEFPKISGVIHNRLDQDMRLQVDATIQYAMGKPKARLLYKDLKLDSAYNTYTHGGLPPGPISNPGETALDAAFSPEKHEYLYYVTKKDGSKEHYFAETFEEHKNYIKKSKQTQIDQSGN, from the coding sequence ATGAGATGGCGGATACGGGTTATTTTTACTTTGATACTTTTTGCAGCCTGGTTAACCCTTGGTTATGTCTATGTCAATCATTCTCTTGGTTCACCTCAGCGTTCAGAGACCGTCCAACTGGAAATCAGTCAAGGTGCTTCCATCTTTGATATCGGTCGTCAATTGAAAGAGTTAAGCCTGATCCGGAACGATTGGTTATTCAGTACTTATTCTTATATAACAGGAAAGTCAAAGGGTTTACAAGCAGGTGTTTATGAAGTTCCCCCAAACATGGATGTAGACGGCATTTTGGACATGGTGACTCAGGGCCGTCAAAATACATATACGGTGACGATTCCAGAGGGATTTACCATTCGACAGATTGCCCAAACAGTAGCGAAACACGGGAAGATCAGCGAGGAAGAATTTTTGGAAGCGGTTGAAAACGGAAATTACAATTATGATTACCTCAAAGAGATTCCCACTGATAAAGAAAAACGACATTACCGCTTGGAAGGATATCTGTTTCCCAGTACCTACAACATCCCCAAAAATGCAGACGGTGAATATGTCGTTAATATGATGTTGGGCCAATTTGAAAAACGCCTCAAGAAAAAAGGAGGCTTGGCAGGACTGAAGCAACGGAATATCAACTTGGATACATGGGTCATCATTGCTTCGATTGTGGAGCGGGAAGGTCAGGCGAAGGGGGAATTCCCCAAAATTTCAGGTGTCATCCATAATCGTTTGGATCAGGATATGCGCCTGCAAGTGGACGCCACGATCCAGTATGCCATGGGAAAGCCGAAAGCTCGTCTTCTGTATAAAGACCTCAAATTGGACAGTGCCTATAATACATACACCCATGGAGGACTTCCACCTGGACCTATTTCCAATCCCGGTGAGACAGCGCTTGATGCGGCCTTTTCTCCAGAGAAGCACGAGTATTTGTATTATGTAACAAAGAAAGATGGCAGCAAAGAGCATTATTTTGCGGAGACCTTTGAGGAACACAAAAATTATATTAAGAAAAGCAAACAAACTCAAATAGATCAATCCGGAAATTGA
- a CDS encoding DUF1292 domain-containing protein has product MDREERLAKRLDVLEQKWGVEITLVDDDGVDRDTQYQILRELDIDGKHYAVLREVNYTEPEAYIFRVTEEAGNHKIEHITEDAEWERVADAIAEMLYFEET; this is encoded by the coding sequence ATGGATCGGGAAGAGCGGTTGGCAAAACGTCTGGATGTTTTGGAGCAAAAATGGGGTGTTGAAATAACACTTGTGGATGATGATGGAGTCGACCGTGACACCCAGTATCAAATTCTTAGGGAATTGGACATAGACGGTAAGCATTATGCGGTTCTGCGAGAAGTAAATTATACAGAACCAGAGGCATATATTTTCCGTGTTACCGAGGAAGCCGGAAACCACAAAATCGAGCATATTACAGAGGATGCAGAATGGGAACGGGTGGCGGATGCAATAGCCGAAATGCTCTATTTTGAAGAAACATGA
- a CDS encoding DUF1292 domain-containing protein, which yields MTEQEQPKVETITISTEEGKEETFEILSTFKQDNGHQYMLLVPMEEELSEGAEEETLEQEVYPFRYEEKGDDVILYPIEEESEWDMIEEVLNTLQDEEEVD from the coding sequence ATGACTGAACAGGAACAACCTAAAGTGGAAACCATCACAATCAGTACGGAAGAAGGAAAAGAAGAAACCTTTGAGATCCTTTCCACCTTTAAACAGGATAACGGGCATCAGTATATGTTATTGGTTCCTATGGAAGAGGAACTTTCAGAAGGGGCGGAGGAGGAAACCCTGGAACAGGAAGTTTATCCTTTCCGCTATGAAGAAAAAGGGGACGATGTCATTTTGTATCCGATTGAAGAGGAAAGTGAATGGGATATGATCGAAGAGGTTTTGAACACACTGCAGGATGAAGAGGAAGTTGACTGA
- the ruvX gene encoding Holliday junction resolvase RuvX yields MRIMGLDIGGRRIGVAISDPLGWTGQGVETIERTDDSRWMDRLAELIDEYEVESIVIGLPRNMDGTIGDRGKSCQAVADDVQKRFGLPVKMWDERLSTLAVERTLIAADMSRKKRRRVVDQMAASWILQGYLDARRENIND; encoded by the coding sequence ATGCGTATAATGGGACTGGATATCGGAGGGAGACGGATTGGTGTGGCAATCAGTGATCCCTTGGGCTGGACGGGACAAGGGGTCGAAACGATAGAACGGACTGATGACAGCCGTTGGATGGATCGTTTGGCTGAGTTGATTGATGAATATGAAGTGGAATCCATCGTGATCGGATTGCCCCGGAATATGGACGGTACGATCGGTGACAGGGGAAAGTCCTGTCAGGCTGTGGCTGATGATGTACAAAAGCGTTTTGGTTTACCTGTAAAGATGTGGGATGAACGTTTATCCACACTTGCAGTGGAAAGAACTTTGATCGCCGCTGACATGAGTCGAAAAAAACGGCGGCGTGTAGTGGATCAGATGGCGGCATCTTGGATTTTACAAGGATATTTGGATGCCCGAAGGGAGAATATAAATGACTGA
- a CDS encoding IreB family regulatory phosphoprotein, whose protein sequence is MDKTMKFNFRGEEQENSPRQVLFTVCEALKEKGYNPINQLVGYLQSGDPAYIPRHNNARALIRKCERDELLEELVKTFLESGET, encoded by the coding sequence ATGGACAAAACGATGAAGTTCAATTTCCGTGGCGAGGAGCAGGAAAACAGTCCACGGCAGGTTTTGTTTACGGTTTGTGAGGCCCTTAAGGAAAAGGGATATAATCCGATTAATCAGTTGGTGGGTTACCTGCAATCCGGGGACCCTGCCTATATTCCCCGTCATAATAATGCAAGGGCACTGATTCGCAAGTGTGAACGGGATGAATTACTGGAAGAACTGGTTAAAACCTTTTTGGAGTCGGGAGAAACATAA